Proteins found in one Rickettsiales bacterium genomic segment:
- a CDS encoding AAC(3) family N-acetyltransferase — MNIISIDETNKAMRAALKPGDDVLIHSSLSELGHFEQGLPSLIHAMRNAVTAEGTIVMMTATRSFAKTQEFSINQPSETGILTEEFRKMENVKRSCVPMVSFCAWGARANEYLQQYHSLLDASSPMVRLLENDAKVMMLGVGYEKATFYHLSEERNKAPYNDYKEFKGYLVEGETRTPISQRYFVRRDMSVKKDPAAAVKILKERNATTEIALGKGKLCVFKAREFDDCCMQALEENPHAFLISSPTDY, encoded by the coding sequence ATGAATATTATTAGCATAGATGAAACTAACAAAGCCATGCGAGCGGCGCTTAAGCCGGGCGATGATGTATTAATTCACTCGTCTTTAAGCGAGCTAGGGCATTTTGAACAGGGGCTACCATCCCTTATTCATGCGATGCGCAATGCGGTCACCGCCGAGGGAACAATCGTGATGATGACGGCCACCCGCTCTTTTGCAAAAACCCAAGAATTCTCAATCAATCAACCGAGCGAAACCGGAATACTCACAGAAGAATTTCGTAAAATGGAGAATGTTAAACGTTCCTGCGTGCCGATGGTTTCCTTCTGTGCTTGGGGTGCCCGCGCCAATGAATATCTACAGCAATATCATAGTCTACTCGATGCATCGTCACCCATGGTCAGGCTGCTCGAAAATGATGCTAAAGTGATGATGTTGGGCGTGGGGTATGAAAAAGCCACTTTTTATCACCTTAGCGAAGAACGCAATAAAGCGCCCTATAATGATTATAAAGAATTCAAAGGGTATTTAGTGGAAGGCGAAACACGCACTCCCATCTCACAACGGTATTTTGTACGCCGCGACATGTCAGTTAAGAAAGATCCTGCTGCCGCGGTGAAAATTCTGAAGGAACGTAACGCAACGACTGAGATTGCCTTAGGCAAAGGAAAATTATGTGTCTTTAAGGCGCGGGAATTTGATGATTGCTGCATGCAGGCGCTGGAAGAAAACCCGCATGCCTTTTTGATTTCCTCTCCTACTGACTACTAA
- a CDS encoding DapH/DapD/GlmU-related protein: MNSQNLVDSDTILQATGIVTEIEAFSGVGDVHATHAERVLSYIRKDLIESLNMNSHIAGVFCTKELAGDLPENIDKIVCDDPTWAYFSLVDYLAANQIFESSIIAPGCITEGSWIAKNGVEIAPHVRLDPFVSVYEATKIGANSVVRSGAVLGLDCFQHQRTSKGIISPRHDGKLDIGENVEIGAGCAISRGFSYRNTIIEDEVKIDGHVSIAHGVRIKKGSILCAGVLILGHSTIGENVFIGPGAVIRNRVNIGDGARISIGSVVTQDVPAGETVTGNFAVPHEDWLAFVKKLSSV; encoded by the coding sequence ATGAACTCTCAGAATCTGGTTGATTCCGATACGATTTTACAAGCAACGGGGATAGTTACAGAAATCGAGGCATTTAGCGGTGTTGGAGATGTCCATGCAACACATGCTGAAAGAGTATTATCCTACATTAGAAAGGACCTGATTGAGAGCCTGAATATGAATAGTCATATTGCAGGAGTTTTTTGCACCAAAGAATTAGCAGGCGACCTTCCCGAAAATATTGATAAAATCGTTTGTGACGACCCCACTTGGGCTTATTTTTCACTTGTCGACTACCTTGCTGCCAATCAAATTTTCGAATCTAGCATTATTGCGCCTGGTTGCATCACAGAGGGAAGTTGGATTGCAAAAAACGGAGTGGAGATTGCCCCGCATGTTCGTTTAGATCCCTTTGTGAGTGTTTATGAAGCAACAAAGATTGGAGCCAATTCAGTGGTGCGCTCAGGGGCCGTACTTGGGCTTGATTGCTTTCAACATCAACGCACTTCAAAAGGTATTATAAGCCCCAGACATGACGGAAAATTAGACATTGGTGAGAATGTAGAAATTGGTGCTGGTTGTGCTATCAGCCGAGGGTTCTCATATAGAAATACCATTATTGAAGATGAGGTGAAGATTGATGGGCATGTCTCCATCGCCCATGGAGTAAGAATAAAAAAAGGCTCAATCTTATGTGCAGGAGTACTGATTTTGGGGCACTCAACCATTGGAGAAAATGTTTTCATCGGACCTGGGGCTGTCATCCGCAACAGAGTAAACATTGGCGACGGTGCGCGCATATCGATAGGGTCTGTCGTGACACAAGATGTACCCGCAGGGGAAACAGTGACAGGAAATTTTGCCGTTCCACATGAAGACTGGTTAGCGTTCGTCAAGAAGCTATCTTCTGTTTAA